The Triticum dicoccoides isolate Atlit2015 ecotype Zavitan chromosome 6A, WEW_v2.0, whole genome shotgun sequence genome has a window encoding:
- the LOC119315237 gene encoding 26S proteasome non-ATPase regulatory subunit 2 homolog A-like, translated as MSPPENPNGGAAAAAPSEPAPPAKPSSSKGKKKDDKKDDDLSEEDLALKEQLELYVVRAQDVDPGVQRLALESMRQEIRSATSSMTSVPKPLKFLRPHYGTLKSYYETMPESELKKYMADILSVLALTMSAEGERESLRYRLLGSEGDIGSWGHEYVRNLAGEIAQEFQKRQGDDMPIDELMELVQQIVSFHMKHNAEPEAVDLLMEVEDLDLLVEHVDSTNYKRTCLYLTSSSRFLPSPDDTLALDIAYTIYMKFEDLASALRIALLLDNKSIQYVKQVYTATDDLVLKKQFSYIIARHGLAMEIDDEIAADENDKEMLQEIVNNTKLSEGYLTLARDIEVMEAKSPEDIYKVHLIDGRGASSSLDSARQNLAATFVNAFVNAGFGQDKLMTAPSDSSSSGSSGNWLFKNKEHGKASAAASLGMILLWDTDSGLAQLDKYLHSTDTHVVAGALLGIGVVTCGVKNDCDPALAILMEYVNKDDSNIRIGAILGLGIAYAGSQKDELRVQLSAILGDPQATLEVLVFTAVALGLVFVGSCNEEIAQSIIFFLMERSEAELAEPIIRLLPVALGLLYLGKQESVEATAEVSKTFDEKIRKYCDVTLMSLAYAGTGNVLKVQKLLGICSQHLEKGETHQGPAVLGIALIAMSEELGAEMAVRSLERLLQYGEQNIRRAVPLALGILCISNPKVNVMDTLSRLSHDADADVSMAAIISLGLIGAGTNNARIAGMLRNLSSYYYKEAAHLFCVRIAQGLVHLGKGLLTLSPYHSDRFLLSPMALGGIVTVLHACLDMKSTILGKYHYILYIIVLAMQPRMLLTVDEDLKPLPVPVRVGQAVDVVGQAGRPKTITGFQTHTTPVLLAAGERAELATDKYIPLTSTLEGFVILKKNPEYHEE; from the exons ATGTCGCCGCCCGAGAACCCCAACGgcggggccgccgccgccgcgccctcggAGCCCGCGCCGCCCGCCAAGCCTTCTTCctccaaggggaagaagaaggacgacaagaAGGACGACGATCTG TCGGAGGAGGACCTGGCGCTCAAGGAGCAGCTCGAGCTCTACGTGGTGCGCGCGCAGGACGTGGATCCCGGCGTGCAGAGGCTCGCCCTCGAGAGCATGAG GCAGGAGATTCGCTCAGCTACAAGCTCGATGACGTCTGTCCCAAAGCCACTGAAATTCCTCCGCCCACACTATGGAACCCTCAAGTCCTACTATGAAACTATGCCAGAATCTGAGCTAAAG AAGTACATGGCTGACATACTATCGGTGTTGGCCTTGACAATGTCTGCTGAAGGAGAAAGG GAGAGCCTGAGGTACCGTTTGTTGGGCTCTGAAGGCGACATTGGTTCCTGGGGTCATGAATATGTGAG GAATCTGGCTGGTGAAATTGCTCAAGAATTCCAAAAGCGCCAG GGTGATGACATGCCGATTGATGAGTTAATGGAACTAGTGCAGCAAATTGTCTCATTCCACATGAAG CATAATGCTGAGCCTGAAGCTGTAGATCTTCTGATGGAG GTTGAAGACCTTGATTTGCTAGTTGAGCATGTTGACTCAACAAACTACAAAAGAACTTGTTTGTACCTCACTAGTTCGTCTAG ATTCCTCCCTTCTCCAGATGATACGCTGGCACTTGATATAGCATATACCATTTACATGAAGTTTGAAGATCTTGCAAGTGCATTGCGCATTGCTTTGCTTCTTGACAACAAG TCCATACAGTATGTGAAGCAGGTCTACACAGCAACTGACGATCTTGTACTCAAGAAGCAATTCTCATACATCATTGCACGCCAT GGTTTGGCCATGGAGATTGATGATGAGATAGCTGCAGATGAAAATGACAAGGAAATGTTACAAGAAATAGTTAATAACACCAAGCTGAGCGAGGGGTACCTCACTCTTGCTCGTGATATTGAAGTTATGGAGGCAAAATCTCCAGAAGATATTTATAAG GTCCATTTGATTGACGGACGTGGTGCCAGCTCCAGTCTTGATTCTGCAAGACAGAATTTGGCTGCAACATTTGTtaatgcattcgttaatgctggatTTGGCCAG GATAAGCTGATGACTGCTCCATCTGATTCTTCCAGTAGTGGGTCTTCTGGAAACTGGTTATTTAAGAATAAGGAACATGGAAAAGCCAGTGCAGCAGCTAGCCTG GGAATGATTCTCCTGTGGGATACTGATTCTGGGCTTGCCCAGCTCGACAAGTACTTGCATAGTACTGATACTCATGTTGTTGCTGGAGCTTTGCTAGGTATTGGAGTTGTCACATGCGGTGTGAAGAATGATTGTGACCCT GCACTTGCTATCCTCATGGAGTATGTTAACAAGGATGACTCAAACATACGGATTGGTGCAATCTTGGGTCTTGGTATCGCATATGCTGGTTCTCAAAAGGACGAG CTAAGAGTGCAACTATCTGCTATACTGGGAGACCCCCAAGCAACACTCGAGGTCTTGGTCTTCACTGCTGTTGCTTTGGGATTGGTGTTTGTTGGTTCATGCAATGAAGAGATTGCACAATCCATCATATTTTTCTTGATGGAGCGTAGTGAGGCCGAGCTGGCAGAGCCAATTATACGCCTTCTTCCTGTTGCGCTTGGCCTTCTATATCTTGGAAAGCAG GAAAGTGTTGAGGCTACTGCGGAGGTTTCTAAAACATTTGATGAGAAGATCAGGAAATATTGTGACGTAACACTGATGTCCCTTGCATATGCTGGAACAGGAAATGTGCTCAAG GTTCAGAAACTTCTTGGTATTTGCTCACAACATCTTGAGAAAGGTGAAACACACCAAGGCCCAGCTGTCCTTGGAATTGCTCTTATTGCCATGTCTGAAGAATTAGGAGCTGAAATGGCTGTACGATCACTTGAACGTCTTTTACAGTATGGCGAGCAGAATATTAGACGAGCAGTACCCCTTGCTCTTGGTATCCTCTGTATTTCGAACCCCAAG GTAAATGTAATGGACACACTGAGCAGATTGAGTCATGATGCAGATGCTGATGTTTCAATG GCTGCGATAATCTCACTGGGATTGATTGGTGCTGGTACAAACAATGCCAGAATAGCTGGTATGCTTCGTAATCTTTCGAGTTATTACTACAAAGAGGCTGCTCATCTATTCTGT GTAAGAATTGCTCAAGGGCTTGTTCACCTTGGGAAGGGTTTGCTGACACTTTCTCCATACCATTCCGACCGGTTTCTTCTTTCCCC GATGGCACTTGGAGGGATTGTCACTGTTCTGCACGCATGCCTTGATATGAAATCCACCATTCTAGGGAAATATCACTACATTCTTTACATTATTGTATTGGCAATGCAG CCAAGGATGCTTTTGACGGTGGATGAGGATCTGAAGCCTCTTCCTGTTCCAGTGCGGGTTGGGCAAGCAGTTGATGTGGTCGGGCAGGCAGGAAGACCTAAGACGATCACCGGCTTTCAGACGCATACCACTCCTGTCTTGCTCGCAGCCGGGGAGCGAGCGGAATTGGCGACTGACAA GTACATCCCCCTGACCTCGACGTTGGAGGGCTTTGTAATTCTGAAGAAGAACCCGGAATACCACGAGGAGTGA